The sequence GTCATATCATGAATCTGGAAGGTGAACTAAAAAAGAACACCCGTGTAATTCAACCGCTTGAAGGCACAAAACCGGTATGGCAGGTTATTTCAGAGATTTCAGATGGCTTAAATGAAACCGGATTTAATTATAAACAGCCAGAGGATATCTTCACCGATCTTTGTTCATTGATCGATCTGACTTTTACCTCGCCTGCAAAGAATGTTTCGAAAGTAAAACCACTTACAACCAGATCAGTGGGAAATAATGATTTACCGGTGTCACTCATCATTGAACCAAACGCCTTTCATTATTTTGGCAATATTTTATCAGCACACATACCCGACATGAAATCAATCAGGGATGAAGGTATATTATTTATTTCTGCATTGATTTCAGAGCAGTTATCCTTAATTGATGGTAAGGAGGTAAATATAATAACAGGATTTGGCAAGATTAATACGACCGTAAGGATTAATCATGAACTGGAAGGAAATATTGCCTTTTTCAGGCCAACTTGGGAACATATATCAAGTATTGCTGATGGTATTAACATTGATCAGTATCATATTCCTGTAAAAATTGAAGATCTGAGAAATGATTAAAATATTGGACAAAGCACATATTGCCCCCAACATACACTGTTGTACTGTAGATGCACCGGATATAGCGCGCAAGGCAAAAGCAGGTCAATTTGTCATTGTAATACCTGACGAATTCAGTGAGAGGATACCGATTACTATTTCAGATTGGGATACAGAAGCAGGTACGGTGACCATTGTATTTTTGGAGATTGGTGCAGCAACCCAGCGCTTTGCTGAATTACAGCCTGGTGATACTATTTACTCTTTTACCGGACCATTGGGAAGACCTTTCGAGTTTGATAATTTTGGTAAAGTGGCTCTGGTAGGAGGATGTTATGGTATTGGTGGGATCTATCCTGCTGCTAAAGCACTTAAGGAAAAAGGTAATGAAGTAATTTGCTATTCGGAGGCGAGAAGTAAGTTTTTATTATACTGGAATGATAAATTGGAAAAGGTATCTGACGAGGTACGTTATGCCACGGTTGATGGATCATTAGGATTCAAAGG comes from Bacteroidota bacterium and encodes:
- a CDS encoding sulfide/dihydroorotate dehydrogenase-like FAD/NAD-binding protein, with the translated sequence MIKILDKAHIAPNIHCCTVDAPDIARKAKAGQFVIVIPDEFSERIPITISDWDTEAGTVTIVFLEIGAATQRFAELQPGDTIYSFTGPLGRPFEFDNFGKVALVGGCYGIGGIYPAAKALKEKGNEVICYSEARSKFLLYWNDKLEKVSDEVRYATVDGSLGFKGHAYDFLTTNLQSGERFERVMAVGCTYMMYRISEATRPFGIKTIVSMNPVMIDGTGMCGACRLVVKGETKFACVDGPHFDGHQVDWDVVLSRRKAYLEEEIISKERW